In Cercospora beticola chromosome 3, complete sequence, the following proteins share a genomic window:
- the TIF6 gene encoding Eukaryotic translation initiation factor 6 (BUSCO:EOG092644O2), translating to MAVRASFENSNEVGVFSTLTNSYALVAVGASENFYSVFEAELQDVIPICHCTINGTRIIGRLTAGNKKGLLVPTSTTDQELQHLRNSIPDEVKIQRIEERLSALGNVICANDHVALVHPDLERETEEIIADVLGVEVFRQTIADNVLTGSYMSLSNQGGIVHPKTSIQDQDELSSLLQVPLVAGSVNRGSPVVGAGMVVNDWMAVTGLDTTATELSVIESVFKLGEGMGPSAIQQNKESMVESFY from the exons ATGGCCGTCCGCGCCTCTTTCGAAAACTCCAACGA AGTCGGCGTCTTCTCCACCCTCACAAACTCCTACGCCCTCGTCGCAGTCGGCGCCTCAGAAAACTTCTACTCCGTCTTCGAAGCCGAACTCCAAGACGTAATCCCCATCTGCCACTGCACCATCAACGGCACCCGCATAATCGGGCGCCTCACAGCAGGCAACAAAAAAGGCCTGCTAGTCCCCACCTCGACCACCGACCAAGAACTCCAACACCTCCGAAATTCCATCCCCGACGAAGTCAAAATTCAACGGATAGAAGAACGCCTCTCCGCGCTCGGAAACGTCATTTGCGCAAACGATCATGTCGCGCTCGTACACCCGGACTTGGAACGCGAGACGGAAGAAATTATAGCGGATGTGCTTGGTGTGGAGGTTTTTAGACAGACGATTGCGGATAATGTTTTGACGGGGAGTTATATGTCGTTGTCGAATCAGGGTGGGATTGTGCATCCGAAGACTTCGATACAGGATCAGGATGAGCTGTCGAGTTTGTTGCAGGTGCCGCTTGTGGCTGGCAGTGTGAACCGCGGAAGCCCCGTGGTCGGAGCTGGAATGGTCGTGAACGACTGGATGGCAGTCACAGGTCTGGATACGACTGCCACTGAGCTGAGCGTGATTGAGTCCGTGTTCAAATTGGGAGAGGGCATGGGGCCGAGCGCGATCCAGCAGAACAAGGAGTCTATGGTCGAGTCGTTTTACTAG
- a CDS encoding uncharacterized protein (BUSCO:EOG09263P17), which translates to MAALASKRKRDTNDLPQARPGPGMNAHDFDQPYNLNDDDGMNQHANDMAFSTLASHNANVGDSGDLHQDHGDMHAHHNMGHQPVQSASDTAAAAMAQYHTMTVPQSTEQSFLNQANDQGGDRPQNLDQGNLGGQQRTSSFGDFDHNVPHELAPAPPNGAGSPTGKGANNGQGNPKPQVGTEEWHKVRRDNHKEVERRRRETINEGINELAKIVPGCEKNKGSILARAVQFITQLKENETQNIEKWTLEKLLTEQAIAELSSSCDKLKAECQRAWAECEQWKKAAQSAGVGIDIDEKDVNDGDDV; encoded by the exons ATGGCCGCTCTCGCAAGTAAGAGAAAGCGCGACACGAACGACCTGCCACAAGCTCGACCGGGTCCCGGGATGAATGCGCACGACTTCGACCAGCCATACAACCTCAATGATGATGACGGCATGAACCAGCACGCCAACGACATGGCCTTTTCGACACTGGCTTCCCACAATGCCAACGTCGGCGACTCCGGCGACCTACACCAAGATCATGGAGATATGCACGCGCACCATAACATGGGACACCAGCCGGTACAGAGCGCGAGCGACACCGCAGCGGCCGCCATGGCGCAATACCACACGATGACCGTACCCCAATCAACAGAGCAGTCATTCTTGAACCAAGCGAACGACCAAGGCGGCGATAGGCCTCAGAATCTGGACCAAGGCAACCTTGGTGGTCAGCAGCGAACATCGAGTTTCGGCGACTTTGACCACAACGTCCCACACGAATTGGCTCCGGCGCCTCCGAATGGAGCCGGATCACCCACTGGAAAGGGCGCAAACAATGGGCAGGGCAACCCGAAACCCCAAGTCGGGACTGAGGAGTGGCACAAAGTGCGACGGGACAATCACAAAGAAG TTGAACGCCGACGTCGAGAGACGATCAATGAGGGCATTAACGAGCTCGCCAAGATCGTTCCAGGCTGCGAGAAGAACAAAGGCTCGATTCTTGCTCGCGCCGTGCAGTTTATTACACAGCTCAAAGAGAACGAAACGCAAAACATCGAGAAGTGGACCCTCGAAAAATTGCTCACCGAACAAGCTATTGCCGAGCTTAGCTCCAGCTGTGACAAGCTCAAAGCTGAATGTCAACGTGCCTGGGCCGAATGCGAGCAATGGAAGAAAGCGGCGCAAAGTGCTGGCGTCGGTATCGACATTGACGAGAAGGATGTGAACGACGGCGACGATGTCTAG